A DNA window from Candidatus Methylomirabilota bacterium contains the following coding sequences:
- a CDS encoding tetratricopeptide repeat protein has product MRRSTARPAAPSADARSAEMLVALGVAGLTCMVFLPALGGGFLPWDDEANLVVNRAWRGLGPSQLGWMLTSFHKGHWIPVTWLSFALDHVLWGMDPRGYHLTSVLVHGANAGLVCLLAMRLLEAGRGAERLAGGAAAALAFALHPLRVESVAWVTERRDVLSAFFFLVSLLAYLRAVREEPVWRSRWYWLALGAFALSLGSKSMAVSLPVVLLILDMYPLARGRGAWRLRLIEKAPFALLSLLAAAVATVAVRAGGSVSSLADLGVAQRLAISSYSVVFYLWKTLVPAGLSPLYELPLELDPGAAVYRLSMTLVIAIPVAALVLRRRQPWLLAAWAAYVVMLLPVVGIAHNGPQIAADRYTYLPCLPWVILLGGLVALLWSRSWSIPVAGAALGLLAWLTIGQIRVWHDPEALWTHALLASPSAVAHSSLGVALDERGRSDEAIAHFQQALRVNPRLAHAENNWGIALAKQGRWEEAARHYEAALRIDQRHAEAHANLAVALGRLGRYAEAQRHMEEARALVLSRTR; this is encoded by the coding sequence ATGAGGCGCTCGACGGCGCGGCCCGCCGCTCCGTCTGCGGACGCGCGGTCCGCCGAGATGCTGGTCGCCCTCGGCGTGGCCGGGCTGACCTGCATGGTCTTCCTTCCCGCCCTCGGCGGCGGCTTTCTGCCATGGGACGATGAAGCAAATCTCGTCGTCAATCGCGCCTGGCGCGGGCTTGGTCCATCCCAGCTCGGCTGGATGCTCACGAGCTTCCACAAGGGCCACTGGATACCGGTGACGTGGCTCTCCTTCGCCCTCGACCATGTCCTGTGGGGCATGGATCCTCGGGGCTATCACCTGACCAGTGTCCTCGTCCATGGCGCCAATGCCGGACTGGTCTGTCTTCTCGCCATGCGGCTCCTCGAAGCGGGGCGGGGCGCCGAGCGCCTCGCCGGCGGGGCCGCCGCCGCCCTGGCTTTCGCCCTTCATCCGCTCCGCGTCGAGTCCGTGGCCTGGGTCACCGAGCGGCGCGACGTGCTCTCGGCATTCTTCTTCCTGGTGTCCCTGCTCGCCTACCTTCGAGCGGTCCGGGAGGAGCCGGTCTGGCGGAGCCGCTGGTACTGGCTCGCCCTCGGCGCCTTCGCCCTGTCGCTCGGGTCCAAGTCGATGGCCGTGAGCCTGCCCGTGGTCCTCCTCATCCTGGACATGTATCCGCTCGCGCGCGGGCGGGGCGCCTGGCGCCTGCGACTGATCGAGAAGGCTCCCTTCGCGCTCCTCAGCCTGCTCGCGGCCGCCGTGGCCACGGTTGCCGTGCGCGCGGGAGGCAGCGTGAGCAGCCTGGCCGATCTCGGCGTGGCGCAGCGCCTCGCCATCTCGAGCTATTCGGTCGTCTTCTATCTCTGGAAGACTCTCGTTCCGGCGGGGCTCTCGCCGCTCTACGAGCTTCCGCTGGAGCTCGACCCGGGGGCGGCCGTATACCGTCTGAGCATGACGCTGGTCATCGCGATCCCCGTGGCGGCGCTGGTGCTGCGGCGGCGTCAGCCGTGGCTCCTCGCGGCGTGGGCGGCCTATGTGGTGATGCTGCTTCCCGTGGTTGGCATCGCCCACAATGGTCCGCAAATCGCCGCCGACCGCTACACCTACCTGCCATGTCTGCCCTGGGTCATCCTGCTCGGAGGGCTCGTGGCTCTCCTCTGGAGCCGCTCGTGGTCGATCCCCGTGGCTGGCGCCGCCCTCGGCCTCTTGGCCTGGCTCACCATCGGGCAGATCCGCGTGTGGCACGATCCGGAGGCGCTGTGGACGCATGCCCTCCTGGCCTCTCCCTCGGCCGTCGCGCATTCGAGCCTCGGGGTCGCTCTGGACGAGCGCGGCCGATCCGACGAGGCCATCGCCCACTTCCAGCAGGCTCTCCGCGTCAACCCGCGACTCGCTCACGCGGAGAACAACTGGGGTATCGCGCTGGCGAAACAGGGACGCTGGGAGGAGGCGGCGCGACATTACGAGGCCGCGCTACGGATCGATCAGCGCCATGCCGAGGCGCACGCGAACCTGGCCGTGGCCCTCGGTCGCCTCGGCCGCTATGCCGAAGCACAACGCCACATGGAAGAGGCCCGCGCGCTTGTCCTATCGCGCACTCGCTAG
- a CDS encoding DUF429 domain-containing protein, with protein MRFLGVDLAWKDGNPSGVALLGGQRFPLHLREIPRSLARHAEVLGWIAKHVAHHRASVAIDAPLLGLGAGRRGCDNEISSCFGRFHASTHSPPRYPGLDAFISALLSTYPLDAFGPAWCPRSASPAIREIYPNALQVLLFALDRKPGLTIVKYKQRHFGPRRRWVEDGLQPFIERCRTALGGRYVVAGDSAWRALVALRPRASMSGAELKSIEDRWDAILCAVGAALEVFQKGSMRFYPDGADTWRSGYILAPALASAR; from the coding sequence GTGAGATTTCTCGGCGTCGACCTCGCGTGGAAGGACGGCAATCCCTCGGGCGTGGCCCTCCTGGGCGGGCAGCGCTTTCCTCTCCACCTGCGCGAGATCCCGCGCAGCCTCGCTCGTCATGCGGAGGTGCTCGGCTGGATCGCCAAGCATGTCGCTCATCACCGAGCCTCGGTCGCCATCGACGCCCCGCTGCTGGGTCTGGGCGCCGGCCGGCGTGGCTGCGACAACGAGATCTCGAGCTGCTTCGGGCGCTTCCACGCCTCGACGCACAGCCCGCCTCGGTACCCCGGTCTCGATGCCTTCATCTCGGCCCTGCTCTCCACGTACCCCCTCGACGCATTCGGCCCCGCCTGGTGTCCGAGAAGCGCGAGCCCGGCCATACGCGAGATCTATCCGAACGCGCTCCAGGTGCTCCTCTTCGCGCTCGACCGGAAGCCCGGGCTCACCATCGTGAAATACAAGCAGCGTCACTTCGGCCCTCGACGGCGCTGGGTCGAGGACGGGCTCCAACCCTTCATCGAGCGCTGCCGGACCGCGCTGGGCGGGCGCTATGTCGTCGCCGGGGATTCGGCGTGGCGCGCCCTCGTCGCCTTGCGGCCGCGGGCGTCCATGTCGGGCGCCGAGCTCAAGTCCATCGAAGACCGGTGGGACGCCATCCTCTGCGCGGTCGGCGCGGCGCTCGAGGTCTTCCAGAAGGGCTCCATGCGCTTCTATCCCGACGGCGCCGACACCTGGCGGAGCGGCTACATCCTGGCCCCGGCCCTAGCGAGTGCGCGATAG
- a CDS encoding M23 family metallopeptidase produces the protein MMIRLGVVVALSVLLVLPAEGAVRVTATPSSLRQGDTGALVVTGVPDAKVIEGSVGERPLIFFPYADGYAALIGVDLAAPAGQTPWRVGWVDATGNPRKAAGTLRIRSRKFPVQKLSLPGNMVDLDRATEQRANKEAAQLNTLYSMVSGERLWRGHFTRPVASTGPGDGFGARRIINGKPRSPHSGLDYSAPTGTPVVAANRGRVALIGDFFFGGRTVAVDHGQGLYTLYMHLDRVQVAEGALVERGETIGTVGSTGRATGPHLHWGVQLRRARVDPEGLLALPVRD, from the coding sequence ATGATGATTCGTCTGGGCGTTGTGGTGGCGCTGTCGGTGCTGCTGGTCTTGCCGGCGGAAGGGGCGGTTAGGGTGACGGCGACGCCGTCCTCGCTGCGTCAGGGGGACACGGGCGCGCTCGTCGTCACCGGCGTGCCCGATGCCAAGGTGATAGAGGGCAGCGTCGGCGAGCGGCCGCTCATCTTTTTCCCCTATGCCGATGGCTACGCGGCCTTGATCGGGGTGGACCTCGCGGCGCCGGCGGGGCAGACGCCGTGGCGCGTGGGCTGGGTCGACGCCACGGGCAACCCGCGAAAGGCCGCGGGCACGCTCAGGATCAGGTCTCGGAAATTTCCCGTGCAGAAGCTGTCGCTGCCCGGGAACATGGTCGATCTCGACCGCGCCACCGAGCAGCGGGCCAACAAGGAGGCGGCCCAGCTCAACACGCTCTACAGCATGGTCTCGGGCGAACGGCTCTGGCGCGGCCACTTCACTCGGCCCGTGGCCTCCACCGGGCCCGGGGATGGCTTCGGCGCGCGGCGGATCATCAATGGCAAACCCCGCTCGCCTCACTCCGGGCTCGACTACTCGGCGCCCACGGGGACGCCGGTCGTCGCCGCCAACCGGGGCCGGGTCGCCCTCATCGGCGACTTCTTCTTCGGCGGACGCACGGTGGCCGTGGACCATGGCCAGGGGCTCTATACGCTCTACATGCACCTCGATCGGGTGCAGGTGGCCGAGGGTGCGCTCGTGGAGCGTGGAGAGACGATAGGGACGGTGGGCAGCACGGGGCGCGCCACGGGGCCGCACCTGCACTGGGGCGTCCAGCTGCGGCGCGCGCGGGTGGATCCCGAGGGACTGCTCGCGCTGCCCGTGAGGGACTGA